From the Camarhynchus parvulus chromosome 13, STF_HiC, whole genome shotgun sequence genome, one window contains:
- the BRD8 gene encoding bromodomain-containing protein 8 isoform X2 gives MAAGPGKHKLLSAGPTEPWSIREKLCLASSVMRSGDQNWVSVSRAIKPFAEPGRPPDWFSQKHCASQYSELLETTETPKRKRGEKGEVVETVEDVIVRKLTAERVEELKKIIKETQEKYRQLKKDAELIQAGHMDSRLEELCNEIMIKKKMEEEEAEVKRKATDAAYQARQAIKNPPRRLTGVMVRSPAGSTSPGGDYSLGDLSQPAGDEASPGVTPGTLPSTPVASFIGIPDTPPGSAPLDAPMTPVTDDSPQKKMLGQKATPPPSPLLSELLKKGSLLPTSPRLVGENEMAVASGHMNSSGVLLEVGSVLPVLHSGEMQSAPGAVPASPAASGAPTLSRLLEAGPAQFTSPLASFSAVASEPPAKLLPPPVEPVSQATIVMMPALSAPAVVPPAAAAESVATVSHPEACVSMEAVADSHTVTVSMDSSEISMIIDSIKKECLGSGAGSTAGSSKDHCMDGKEDLDLAEKMDIAVSYTGEELDFDTVGNIIAIIEDKVDDHPEVLDAAVVEAALSSFCEDTDDPQTLPGPWEHSIRQEHEKQAQMPQVSVTVKQERLECEEPEAKGIRDLMGISELGSEIKTERAEQDQSQLGPEETIPATARVTETPEIRNQEIEEDPRAAVTSGETSEIKIESSQGEDAVLNPVKTETPPDDDSSPPQVPNVSEDSSQADVQHKFELSESMKEEAQALFRSQMKDGQGEEDDEDGASEAASLEEPKEEDQGEGYLSEMDNEPPVSESDDGFSVHNAPLQSHALADSIPSSPASSQFSVCSEDQEAIQAQKIWKKAIMLVWRAAANHRYANVFLQPVTDDIAPGYHSIVQRPMDLSTIKKNIENGLIRTTAEFQRDIMLMFQNAVMYNSSDHDVYHMAVEMQRDVLEQIQQFLATQLMMQTSESGISAKSLRGRDSTRKQDASEKDGGTRGRRCAIEADMKMKK, from the exons atggcggcggggcccggga AGCATAAGCTGCTGAGCGCCGGCCCCACCGAGCCCTGGTCCATCCGCGAGAAGCTCTGCCTGGCCTCCTCCGTCATGCGCAGCGGCGACCAGAACTG GGTCTCAGTCAGCAGAGCCATCAAACCTTTTGCAGAGCCAGGACGCCCACCTGACTGGTTTTCCCAAAAG cacTGTGCATCTCAGTACTCAGAGCTCTTGGAgaccacagagaccccaaa AAGAAAACGTGGTGAGAAGGGAGAAGTTGTGGAGACAGTGGAAGATGTTATTGTGCGGAAACTGACTGCAGAGAGGGTTGAGGagttgaagaaaataattaaagaaacacaggaaaaatacag GCAACTCAAGAAGGATGCAGAGCTGATCCAGGCCGGACACATGGACAGCAGACTGGAGGAGCTGTGCAATGAGATTATGAT aaagaaaaaaatggaagaggaggaggcagaagtCAAGAGGAAGGCTACAGATGCTGCTTATCAGG CTCGCCAGGCCATTAAGAACCCACCTCGAAGGCTGACGGGGGTGATGGTTCGTTCTCCTGCAGGCTCCACCTCCCCGGGCGGGGATTATTCCCTCGGAGATCTGTCCCAGCCCGCTGGGGATGAGGCCAGCCCAGGG gtCACGCCAGGGACATTGCCCAGCACCCCAGTTGCCTCCTTCATTGGAATCCCTGACAcccctccaggctctgctcccctggATGCCCCCATGACCCCAGTCACTGATGATTCACCCCAGAAAAAGATGCTAGGACAAAAAGCAACTCcgcctccttcccctctgctctcagagctgctgaagaagGGCAGTCTCCTGCCCACAAGCCCCAGGCTG GTTGGTGAAAACGAAATGGCAGTGGCTTCTGGTCACATGAACAGCTCTGGAGTGCTGCTGGAGGTAGGAAGtgtcctgccagtgctgcacagTGGGGAAATGCAGTCAGCacctggtgctgtccctgcgTCTCCAGCTGCTTCAG GTGCTCCTACGCTTTCCCGGCTTTTAGAAGCTGGTCCTGCACAGTTCACCTCACCTCTTGCTTCCTTCTCCGCTGTTGCCAGCGAGCCTCCAGCTAAGCTCCTGCCACCCCCCGTAGAGCCTGTGTCCCAGGCCACTATTGTCATGATGCCCGCGCTGTCAGCACCAGCCGTTGTgccaccagctgcagctgcagaaagcGTAGCCACAG TGAGCCATCCTGAAGCCTGTGTTTCCATGGAGGCAGTGGCTGATTCCCACACTGTGACAGTGTCCATGGACAGCAGTGAAATATCAATGATCATTGATTCCATCAAGAAGGAGTGCCTGGGttctggggctggcagcactgcaggatctTCCAAAGATCACTGCATGGATGGGAAAGAAGATCTGGATTTGGCTGAAAAAATGGATATTGCAGTGTCCTATACGGGGGAAGAGCTGGACTTCGATACGGTTGGAAATATTATAGCCATCATTGAGGACAAG GTAGACGACCACCCTGAAGTCTTGGATGCAGCAGTTGTTGAAgctgctctttcttctttctgtgaagaTACCGATGACCCTCAGACCCTTCCTGGCCCATGGGAGCATTCAATTCGTCAGGAGCATGAGAAACAGGCCCAGATGCCACAAGTGTCTGTGACTGTGAAGCAGGAGAGACTGGAGTGCGAGGAGCCAGAGGCAAAGGGGATTCGAGACCTAATGGGCATCAGTGAGCTGGGGTCAGAAATAAAGACTGAACGTGCAGAGCAGGACCAGAGTCAGCTGGGCCCTGAAGAAACCATACCAGCCACTGCAAGAGTGACAGAAACTCCAGAGATTAGAAACCAAGAGATAGAAGAAGATCCAAGAGCAGCTGTAACATCAGGAGAGACTTCTGAAATCAAAATAGAGTCATCCCAGGGAGAAGATGCAGTGCTCAATCCAGTGAAGACAGAG ACCCCACCTGATGATGATTCATCCCCTCCACAAGTCCCAAATGTGAGTGAAGACTCCTCACAGGCTGATGTTCAGCACAAATTTGAGCTGTCAG aatcaaTGAAGGAGGAGGCCCAAGCCCTGTTTAGGAGTCAGATGAAG gatgggcagggtgaggaggatgatgaggacGGTGCCAGTGAGGCTGCCAGTTTGGAGGAGCCCAAAGAAGAAGACCAGGGTGAGGGGTATCTCTCAGAGATGGATAATGAGCCCCCCGTGAGCGAGAGCGACGACGGCTTCAGCGTCCACAACGCGCCCCTGCAGTCGCACGCGCTCGCCGactccatccccagcagcccgGCCTCCTCGCAGTT CTCAGTGTGCAGTGAGGACCAGGAAGCAATACAGGCTCAGAAGATCTGGAAGAAAGCCATCATGCTGgtttggagagcagcagctaATCACAG GTATGCCAATGTCTTCTTACAGCCTGTAACTGATGACATAGCACCAGGCTACCACAGCATCGTGCAGAG ACCAATGGATTTATCTACCATCAAAAAGAACATTGAGAACGGGCTGATCCGAACCACAGCCGAGTTCCAGCGGGATATTATGCTGATGTTTCAGAATGCAGTGATGTACAACAGCTCTGACCACGATGTGTACCACATGGCTGTGGAGATGCAGAGAGATGTCCTGGAGCAGATCCAG CAATTTCTGGCCACACAACTGATGATGCAAACATCAGAGTCAGGGATCAGTGCAAAGAGCCTGCGGGGGCGAGACTCCACTCGCAAGCAGGATGCTTCAGAGAAG GACGGAGGCACCAGAGGGCGGCGCTGCGCCATCGAGGCAGACatgaagatgaagaaatga
- the BRD8 gene encoding bromodomain-containing protein 8 isoform X1, with protein MAAGPGKHKLLSAGPTEPWSIREKLCLASSVMRSGDQNWVSVSRAIKPFAEPGRPPDWFSQKHCASQYSELLETTETPKRKRGEKGEVVETVEDVIVRKLTAERVEELKKIIKETQEKYRQLKKDAELIQAGHMDSRLEELCNEIMIKKKMEEEEAEVKRKATDAAYQARQAIKNPPRRLTGVMVRSPAGSTSPGGDYSLGDLSQPAGDEASPGVTPGTLPSTPVASFIGIPDTPPGSAPLDAPMTPVTDDSPQKKMLGQKATPPPSPLLSELLKKGSLLPTSPRLVGENEMAVASGHMNSSGVLLEVGSVLPVLHSGEMQSAPGAVPASPAASGAPTLSRLLEAGPAQFTSPLASFSAVASEPPAKLLPPPVEPVSQATIVMMPALSAPAVVPPAAAAESVATVSHPEACVSMEAVADSHTVTVSMDSSEISMIIDSIKKECLGSGAGSTAGSSKDHCMDGKEDLDLAEKMDIAVSYTGEELDFDTVGNIIAIIEDKVDDHPEVLDAAVVEAALSSFCEDTDDPQTLPGPWEHSIRQEHEKQAQMPQVSVTVKQERLECEEPEAKGIRDLMGISELGSEIKTERAEQDQSQLGPEETIPATARVTETPEIRNQEIEEDPRAAVTSGETSEIKIESSQGEDAVLNPVKTETPPDDDSSPPQVPNVSEDSSQADVQHKFELSESMKEEAQALFRSQMKDGQGEEDDEDGASEAASLEEPKEEDQGEGYLSEMDNEPPVSESDDGFSVHNAPLQSHALADSIPSSPASSQFSVCSEDQEAIQAQKIWKKAIMLVWRAAANHRYANVFLQPVTDDIAPGYHSIVQRPMDLSTIKKNIENGLIRTTAEFQRDIMLMFQNAVMYNSSDHDVYHMAVEMQRDVLEQIQQFLATQLMMQTSESGISAKSLRGRDSTRKQDASEKDSVPMGSPAFLLSLFDGGTRGRRCAIEADMKMKK; from the exons atggcggcggggcccggga AGCATAAGCTGCTGAGCGCCGGCCCCACCGAGCCCTGGTCCATCCGCGAGAAGCTCTGCCTGGCCTCCTCCGTCATGCGCAGCGGCGACCAGAACTG GGTCTCAGTCAGCAGAGCCATCAAACCTTTTGCAGAGCCAGGACGCCCACCTGACTGGTTTTCCCAAAAG cacTGTGCATCTCAGTACTCAGAGCTCTTGGAgaccacagagaccccaaa AAGAAAACGTGGTGAGAAGGGAGAAGTTGTGGAGACAGTGGAAGATGTTATTGTGCGGAAACTGACTGCAGAGAGGGTTGAGGagttgaagaaaataattaaagaaacacaggaaaaatacag GCAACTCAAGAAGGATGCAGAGCTGATCCAGGCCGGACACATGGACAGCAGACTGGAGGAGCTGTGCAATGAGATTATGAT aaagaaaaaaatggaagaggaggaggcagaagtCAAGAGGAAGGCTACAGATGCTGCTTATCAGG CTCGCCAGGCCATTAAGAACCCACCTCGAAGGCTGACGGGGGTGATGGTTCGTTCTCCTGCAGGCTCCACCTCCCCGGGCGGGGATTATTCCCTCGGAGATCTGTCCCAGCCCGCTGGGGATGAGGCCAGCCCAGGG gtCACGCCAGGGACATTGCCCAGCACCCCAGTTGCCTCCTTCATTGGAATCCCTGACAcccctccaggctctgctcccctggATGCCCCCATGACCCCAGTCACTGATGATTCACCCCAGAAAAAGATGCTAGGACAAAAAGCAACTCcgcctccttcccctctgctctcagagctgctgaagaagGGCAGTCTCCTGCCCACAAGCCCCAGGCTG GTTGGTGAAAACGAAATGGCAGTGGCTTCTGGTCACATGAACAGCTCTGGAGTGCTGCTGGAGGTAGGAAGtgtcctgccagtgctgcacagTGGGGAAATGCAGTCAGCacctggtgctgtccctgcgTCTCCAGCTGCTTCAG GTGCTCCTACGCTTTCCCGGCTTTTAGAAGCTGGTCCTGCACAGTTCACCTCACCTCTTGCTTCCTTCTCCGCTGTTGCCAGCGAGCCTCCAGCTAAGCTCCTGCCACCCCCCGTAGAGCCTGTGTCCCAGGCCACTATTGTCATGATGCCCGCGCTGTCAGCACCAGCCGTTGTgccaccagctgcagctgcagaaagcGTAGCCACAG TGAGCCATCCTGAAGCCTGTGTTTCCATGGAGGCAGTGGCTGATTCCCACACTGTGACAGTGTCCATGGACAGCAGTGAAATATCAATGATCATTGATTCCATCAAGAAGGAGTGCCTGGGttctggggctggcagcactgcaggatctTCCAAAGATCACTGCATGGATGGGAAAGAAGATCTGGATTTGGCTGAAAAAATGGATATTGCAGTGTCCTATACGGGGGAAGAGCTGGACTTCGATACGGTTGGAAATATTATAGCCATCATTGAGGACAAG GTAGACGACCACCCTGAAGTCTTGGATGCAGCAGTTGTTGAAgctgctctttcttctttctgtgaagaTACCGATGACCCTCAGACCCTTCCTGGCCCATGGGAGCATTCAATTCGTCAGGAGCATGAGAAACAGGCCCAGATGCCACAAGTGTCTGTGACTGTGAAGCAGGAGAGACTGGAGTGCGAGGAGCCAGAGGCAAAGGGGATTCGAGACCTAATGGGCATCAGTGAGCTGGGGTCAGAAATAAAGACTGAACGTGCAGAGCAGGACCAGAGTCAGCTGGGCCCTGAAGAAACCATACCAGCCACTGCAAGAGTGACAGAAACTCCAGAGATTAGAAACCAAGAGATAGAAGAAGATCCAAGAGCAGCTGTAACATCAGGAGAGACTTCTGAAATCAAAATAGAGTCATCCCAGGGAGAAGATGCAGTGCTCAATCCAGTGAAGACAGAG ACCCCACCTGATGATGATTCATCCCCTCCACAAGTCCCAAATGTGAGTGAAGACTCCTCACAGGCTGATGTTCAGCACAAATTTGAGCTGTCAG aatcaaTGAAGGAGGAGGCCCAAGCCCTGTTTAGGAGTCAGATGAAG gatgggcagggtgaggaggatgatgaggacGGTGCCAGTGAGGCTGCCAGTTTGGAGGAGCCCAAAGAAGAAGACCAGGGTGAGGGGTATCTCTCAGAGATGGATAATGAGCCCCCCGTGAGCGAGAGCGACGACGGCTTCAGCGTCCACAACGCGCCCCTGCAGTCGCACGCGCTCGCCGactccatccccagcagcccgGCCTCCTCGCAGTT CTCAGTGTGCAGTGAGGACCAGGAAGCAATACAGGCTCAGAAGATCTGGAAGAAAGCCATCATGCTGgtttggagagcagcagctaATCACAG GTATGCCAATGTCTTCTTACAGCCTGTAACTGATGACATAGCACCAGGCTACCACAGCATCGTGCAGAG ACCAATGGATTTATCTACCATCAAAAAGAACATTGAGAACGGGCTGATCCGAACCACAGCCGAGTTCCAGCGGGATATTATGCTGATGTTTCAGAATGCAGTGATGTACAACAGCTCTGACCACGATGTGTACCACATGGCTGTGGAGATGCAGAGAGATGTCCTGGAGCAGATCCAG CAATTTCTGGCCACACAACTGATGATGCAAACATCAGAGTCAGGGATCAGTGCAAAGAGCCTGCGGGGGCGAGACTCCACTCGCAAGCAGGATGCTTCAGAGAAG GACAGTGTCCCAATGggctctcctgccttccttctctctctcttt GACGGAGGCACCAGAGGGCGGCGCTGCGCCATCGAGGCAGACatgaagatgaagaaatga
- the BRD8 gene encoding bromodomain-containing protein 8 isoform X3 has translation MAAGPGKHKLLSAGPTEPWSIREKLCLASSVMRSGDQNWVSVSRAIKPFAEPGRPPDWFSQKHCASQYSELLETTETPKRKRGEKGEVVETVEDVIVRKLTAERVEELKKIIKETQEKYRQLKKDAELIQAGHMDSRLEELCNEIMIKKKMEEEEAEVKRKATDAAYQARQAIKNPPRRLTGVMVRSPAGSTSPGGDYSLGDLSQPAGDEASPGVGENEMAVASGHMNSSGVLLEVGSVLPVLHSGEMQSAPGAVPASPAASGAPTLSRLLEAGPAQFTSPLASFSAVASEPPAKLLPPPVEPVSQATIVMMPALSAPAVVPPAAAAESVATVSHPEACVSMEAVADSHTVTVSMDSSEISMIIDSIKKECLGSGAGSTAGSSKDHCMDGKEDLDLAEKMDIAVSYTGEELDFDTVGNIIAIIEDKVDDHPEVLDAAVVEAALSSFCEDTDDPQTLPGPWEHSIRQEHEKQAQMPQVSVTVKQERLECEEPEAKGIRDLMGISELGSEIKTERAEQDQSQLGPEETIPATARVTETPEIRNQEIEEDPRAAVTSGETSEIKIESSQGEDAVLNPVKTETPPDDDSSPPQVPNVSEDSSQADVQHKFELSESMKEEAQALFRSQMKDGQGEEDDEDGASEAASLEEPKEEDQGEGYLSEMDNEPPVSESDDGFSVHNAPLQSHALADSIPSSPASSQFSVCSEDQEAIQAQKIWKKAIMLVWRAAANHRYANVFLQPVTDDIAPGYHSIVQRPMDLSTIKKNIENGLIRTTAEFQRDIMLMFQNAVMYNSSDHDVYHMAVEMQRDVLEQIQQFLATQLMMQTSESGISAKSLRGRDSTRKQDASEKDSVPMGSPAFLLSLFDGGTRGRRCAIEADMKMKK, from the exons atggcggcggggcccggga AGCATAAGCTGCTGAGCGCCGGCCCCACCGAGCCCTGGTCCATCCGCGAGAAGCTCTGCCTGGCCTCCTCCGTCATGCGCAGCGGCGACCAGAACTG GGTCTCAGTCAGCAGAGCCATCAAACCTTTTGCAGAGCCAGGACGCCCACCTGACTGGTTTTCCCAAAAG cacTGTGCATCTCAGTACTCAGAGCTCTTGGAgaccacagagaccccaaa AAGAAAACGTGGTGAGAAGGGAGAAGTTGTGGAGACAGTGGAAGATGTTATTGTGCGGAAACTGACTGCAGAGAGGGTTGAGGagttgaagaaaataattaaagaaacacaggaaaaatacag GCAACTCAAGAAGGATGCAGAGCTGATCCAGGCCGGACACATGGACAGCAGACTGGAGGAGCTGTGCAATGAGATTATGAT aaagaaaaaaatggaagaggaggaggcagaagtCAAGAGGAAGGCTACAGATGCTGCTTATCAGG CTCGCCAGGCCATTAAGAACCCACCTCGAAGGCTGACGGGGGTGATGGTTCGTTCTCCTGCAGGCTCCACCTCCCCGGGCGGGGATTATTCCCTCGGAGATCTGTCCCAGCCCGCTGGGGATGAGGCCAGCCCAGGG GTTGGTGAAAACGAAATGGCAGTGGCTTCTGGTCACATGAACAGCTCTGGAGTGCTGCTGGAGGTAGGAAGtgtcctgccagtgctgcacagTGGGGAAATGCAGTCAGCacctggtgctgtccctgcgTCTCCAGCTGCTTCAG GTGCTCCTACGCTTTCCCGGCTTTTAGAAGCTGGTCCTGCACAGTTCACCTCACCTCTTGCTTCCTTCTCCGCTGTTGCCAGCGAGCCTCCAGCTAAGCTCCTGCCACCCCCCGTAGAGCCTGTGTCCCAGGCCACTATTGTCATGATGCCCGCGCTGTCAGCACCAGCCGTTGTgccaccagctgcagctgcagaaagcGTAGCCACAG TGAGCCATCCTGAAGCCTGTGTTTCCATGGAGGCAGTGGCTGATTCCCACACTGTGACAGTGTCCATGGACAGCAGTGAAATATCAATGATCATTGATTCCATCAAGAAGGAGTGCCTGGGttctggggctggcagcactgcaggatctTCCAAAGATCACTGCATGGATGGGAAAGAAGATCTGGATTTGGCTGAAAAAATGGATATTGCAGTGTCCTATACGGGGGAAGAGCTGGACTTCGATACGGTTGGAAATATTATAGCCATCATTGAGGACAAG GTAGACGACCACCCTGAAGTCTTGGATGCAGCAGTTGTTGAAgctgctctttcttctttctgtgaagaTACCGATGACCCTCAGACCCTTCCTGGCCCATGGGAGCATTCAATTCGTCAGGAGCATGAGAAACAGGCCCAGATGCCACAAGTGTCTGTGACTGTGAAGCAGGAGAGACTGGAGTGCGAGGAGCCAGAGGCAAAGGGGATTCGAGACCTAATGGGCATCAGTGAGCTGGGGTCAGAAATAAAGACTGAACGTGCAGAGCAGGACCAGAGTCAGCTGGGCCCTGAAGAAACCATACCAGCCACTGCAAGAGTGACAGAAACTCCAGAGATTAGAAACCAAGAGATAGAAGAAGATCCAAGAGCAGCTGTAACATCAGGAGAGACTTCTGAAATCAAAATAGAGTCATCCCAGGGAGAAGATGCAGTGCTCAATCCAGTGAAGACAGAG ACCCCACCTGATGATGATTCATCCCCTCCACAAGTCCCAAATGTGAGTGAAGACTCCTCACAGGCTGATGTTCAGCACAAATTTGAGCTGTCAG aatcaaTGAAGGAGGAGGCCCAAGCCCTGTTTAGGAGTCAGATGAAG gatgggcagggtgaggaggatgatgaggacGGTGCCAGTGAGGCTGCCAGTTTGGAGGAGCCCAAAGAAGAAGACCAGGGTGAGGGGTATCTCTCAGAGATGGATAATGAGCCCCCCGTGAGCGAGAGCGACGACGGCTTCAGCGTCCACAACGCGCCCCTGCAGTCGCACGCGCTCGCCGactccatccccagcagcccgGCCTCCTCGCAGTT CTCAGTGTGCAGTGAGGACCAGGAAGCAATACAGGCTCAGAAGATCTGGAAGAAAGCCATCATGCTGgtttggagagcagcagctaATCACAG GTATGCCAATGTCTTCTTACAGCCTGTAACTGATGACATAGCACCAGGCTACCACAGCATCGTGCAGAG ACCAATGGATTTATCTACCATCAAAAAGAACATTGAGAACGGGCTGATCCGAACCACAGCCGAGTTCCAGCGGGATATTATGCTGATGTTTCAGAATGCAGTGATGTACAACAGCTCTGACCACGATGTGTACCACATGGCTGTGGAGATGCAGAGAGATGTCCTGGAGCAGATCCAG CAATTTCTGGCCACACAACTGATGATGCAAACATCAGAGTCAGGGATCAGTGCAAAGAGCCTGCGGGGGCGAGACTCCACTCGCAAGCAGGATGCTTCAGAGAAG GACAGTGTCCCAATGggctctcctgccttccttctctctctcttt GACGGAGGCACCAGAGGGCGGCGCTGCGCCATCGAGGCAGACatgaagatgaagaaatga